Proteins from a single region of Fusobacterium gonidiaformans ATCC 25563:
- a CDS encoding CvpA family protein, which produces MYLDIIVCVILLLAILTGASNGMYVEFISIFGLFLNIMLTKTYTPTVISFFKIKYINNNYALTYIVVFISLYLFIKIVLCITNRVLRDESKGIITKGIGAFIGLAKGTVIAFIFLLIYNFSMDLFPSIRVYSVGSKTNLIFADAVPEMEKFIPDIFVEKLNRIRNFNFIEKALRNQRNTYENN; this is translated from the coding sequence ATGTATTTAGATATTATTGTTTGTGTGATTTTACTATTGGCCATTTTGACAGGAGCAAGCAATGGGATGTATGTAGAATTTATTTCTATTTTTGGTTTATTTTTGAATATTATGCTGACCAAAACCTATACTCCTACTGTGATTTCTTTCTTTAAAATTAAGTATATTAATAATAACTACGCTTTAACCTATATTGTAGTATTTATTAGTTTATATTTGTTCATTAAGATTGTATTGTGTATTACAAATAGAGTGTTGCGAGATGAAAGTAAGGGCATTATTACAAAAGGAATCGGAGCTTTTATTGGACTTGCAAAAGGGACTGTCATTGCTTTTATCTTTTTACTAATTTATAATTTTTCTATGGATTTATTTCCAAGTATTCGAGTGTATTCTGTGGGAAGTAAAACAAATCTTATCTTTGCAGATGCTGTTCCCGAAATGGAAAAATTTATTCCAGATATTTTTGTAGAAAAATTAAATCGTATTCGGAATTTTAATTTTATTGAGAAGGCATTGAGAAATCAAAGGAATACTTATGAAAATAATTGA
- a CDS encoding class I SAM-dependent rRNA methyltransferase — protein MAKIVLQRGKEKKIQNFYPNVFQDEIKEKIGTMKTGDLVDIVTEEMEFVARAYVTEGSSAYARVLSTKDEKIDKTFFQKRIKNAYDRRKHLLKETNCIRAFFSEGDGIPGLIIDKFEHYVAVQFRNSGLEVFRQEILNAIKKYLKPKGIYERSDVENRTHEGVEQKTGILFGEIPERIVMEDNGAKYHIDIIHGQKTGFFLDQRDSRKFIQKYIHEKTRFLDVFSSSGGFSMAALRDGAREVIAIDKDAHALELCRENYELNHFQSNFSTMEGDAFLLLETLGGRKEKFDIITLDPPSLIKRKAEIYRGRDFFFDLCEKSFPLLEENGILGVMTCAYHISLQDLIEVTRMAASKHGKKVRVLGVNYQPEDHPWILHIPETLYLKALWVQVVED, from the coding sequence ATGGCGAAGATTGTATTGCAACGAGGAAAAGAAAAGAAGATACAAAATTTTTATCCAAATGTATTTCAAGATGAAATCAAAGAAAAAATAGGAACGATGAAAACAGGAGATTTGGTTGATATTGTCACAGAAGAAATGGAGTTTGTAGCAAGAGCCTATGTGACAGAAGGAAGTTCTGCTTATGCAAGAGTTCTCAGTACAAAGGATGAAAAAATCGATAAGACTTTCTTTCAAAAAAGAATAAAAAATGCCTATGACAGAAGAAAGCATTTATTAAAAGAAACAAATTGTATTCGTGCTTTCTTTTCAGAAGGGGATGGAATTCCAGGGTTAATTATTGATAAATTTGAACACTATGTTGCTGTACAGTTCCGAAATTCGGGATTAGAAGTTTTTCGTCAAGAAATTCTCAATGCGATAAAAAAATATCTAAAGCCAAAGGGAATTTATGAAAGAAGTGATGTTGAAAATAGAACGCATGAGGGTGTGGAACAAAAAACCGGAATTCTTTTTGGAGAGATTCCGGAACGAATTGTGATGGAAGACAATGGGGCGAAATATCACATTGATATTATTCATGGACAAAAAACTGGATTTTTCTTGGATCAAAGAGACTCGAGAAAATTTATTCAAAAATATATTCATGAAAAGACTCGTTTTTTAGATGTATTCTCCAGCAGTGGGGGATTTTCTATGGCAGCTTTGAGAGACGGAGCGAGAGAAGTGATTGCGATTGATAAAGATGCTCATGCTTTGGAACTATGTAGAGAAAACTATGAATTAAATCATTTTCAATCTAATTTTTCTACCATGGAAGGAGATGCCTTTCTTCTTTTAGAAACCTTAGGAGGAAGAAAAGAAAAATTTGATATTATTACTTTGGATCCTCCATCTTTGATTAAAAGAAAAGCGGAAATTTATCGTGGTAGAGATTTCTTTTTCGATTTATGCGAAAAGAGTTTTCCTTTGTTGGAAGAAAATGGAATTTTAGGAGTCATGACTTGTGCGTATCATATTTCTTTACAAGATTTGATTGAAGTGACCAGAATGGCAGCCTCTAAACATGGAAAGAAAGTAAGAGTTTTAGGTGTGAATTATCAGCCGGAGGATCATCCTTGGATTTTACATATTCCGGAAACTTTATATTTAAAAGCTCTTTGGGTGCAGGTTGTAGAGGACTAA
- the secF gene encoding protein translocase subunit SecF, whose product MQVNVIKNSKQYLGLALTMVILSLGVFFTKGLNYGIDFSGGNLLQIKYENKITLHDINESLDNIQGIPQIGTNSRKVQISEDNTVIIRTQEISEDEKKEILNALQSVGAYQIDKEDKVGASVGEELKTSAIYALGIGAVLIIIYITFRFEFIFAVGAIVALLHDLILALGCISLLYYEINTPFIAAILTILGYSINDTIVVFDRIRENLKRRAKTQMSIEECLAKSVNQVMIRSINTSVTTLFAIVAILLLGGDSLRTFIVTLLVGILAGTYSSVFIATPVVYFLHKKGDGKGMEKISVEKDEDQEDEEKILV is encoded by the coding sequence ATGCAAGTAAATGTCATTAAAAATAGTAAACAATACTTAGGACTTGCTTTAACTATGGTAATCCTTTCTCTTGGAGTATTTTTTACGAAGGGTTTAAATTATGGAATTGATTTTTCAGGAGGAAACTTATTACAGATTAAATATGAAAATAAAATTACTCTTCATGATATTAACGAAAGTTTAGATAACATTCAAGGAATTCCTCAAATAGGAACCAATAGTAGAAAAGTTCAAATTTCAGAAGATAATACTGTAATTATCCGAACACAAGAAATCTCAGAAGATGAGAAAAAAGAAATTTTAAATGCTTTACAATCCGTAGGGGCTTATCAAATTGATAAGGAAGATAAAGTCGGAGCAAGTGTTGGAGAAGAATTAAAAACTTCAGCTATTTATGCTTTGGGAATTGGAGCAGTTTTAATTATTATTTATATTACTTTCCGATTTGAATTTATTTTTGCAGTTGGAGCTATTGTTGCTTTGCTACATGATTTGATTTTGGCATTAGGATGTATTTCTTTACTATATTATGAAATTAACACTCCATTTATTGCAGCTATTTTAACAATTTTAGGATATTCTATTAACGATACTATTGTAGTATTTGATAGAATTCGAGAAAATTTGAAGAGAAGGGCGAAAACACAGATGAGTATTGAAGAATGTTTAGCAAAGTCCGTGAATCAAGTTATGATTCGTTCTATCAATACCTCTGTAACAACTTTATTTGCGATTGTAGCTATTTTATTATTAGGTGGGGATAGTTTACGAACCTTTATTGTCACTCTTTTAGTTGGAATTTTAGCAGGAACTTATAGCTCTGTTTTCATTGCAACTCCAGTTGTTTATTTTTTACATAAAAAAGGAGATGGAAAAGGAATGGAAAAAATTTCAGTAGAAAAAGACGAAGATCAGGAAGATGAAGAAAAGATTTTAGTATAA
- the ruvX gene encoding Holliday junction resolvase RuvX yields the protein MLKKYLALDVGDVRIGVAKSDIMGIIASPLETIDRRKMKPVKRIIELCEQENTKSIVVGIPKSLDGSEKRQAEKVRIFIHALKSAIPGVEIFEVDERFTTVTADQILTEMNRKGALEKRKVVDKVAASLILQQYLNMKK from the coding sequence ATGTTAAAAAAATATCTTGCTTTAGATGTGGGAGATGTCAGAATTGGTGTAGCAAAATCTGATATTATGGGAATAATAGCAAGCCCATTGGAAACCATTGACCGTAGAAAAATGAAACCTGTAAAAAGAATTATAGAATTATGTGAGCAAGAGAATACAAAGTCCATTGTTGTGGGAATTCCAAAAAGTTTAGATGGAAGTGAAAAAAGACAGGCAGAAAAGGTAAGAATTTTTATTCATGCTTTGAAATCTGCTATTCCTGGAGTAGAAATTTTTGAAGTAGATGAAAGATTTACAACAGTGACGGCAGATCAAATTTTAACAGAAATGAACCGAAAAGGGGCTTTAGAAAAGAGAAAGGTTGTCGATAAAGTGGCAGCTTCTCTCATTTTACAGCAATATTTAAATATGAAAAAATAG
- the secD gene encoding protein translocase subunit SecD, whose protein sequence is MKSKLMLKLLLVLGILAGAMWLSFSKPTKLGLDLKGGVYVVLEAVPEEGQTLDKDAMGRLIEVLDRRINGLGVAESSVQMAGDNRVIIELPGVDNTEDAVKMVGKTALLEFKLKQEDGSLGETLLTGGSLKKADVSYDNLGRPQIQFEMTPEGAREFAKITRENIGKQLAITLDGEVQTAPVINGEIPSGSGVITGNYTVEEAKATATLLNAGALPVKAEIAEIRTVGASLGDESIAQSKQAGMLAIVLIWAFMILFYRLPGIVADIALVFFGFITFGLLNFIDATLTLPGIAGLILSAGMAVDANVIIFERIKEELQFGNTIRNAIASGFNKGFVAIFDSNITTLIITIILFTFGTGPVKGFAVTLTIGTIGSMLTAITITKVLLLNFVEIFGFTKPSLFGIKGKKEEAK, encoded by the coding sequence ATGAAATCAAAGTTAATGTTGAAATTGCTATTGGTTCTCGGAATTCTTGCGGGAGCAATGTGGCTAAGTTTTTCAAAACCTACCAAATTAGGTTTGGACTTAAAAGGTGGAGTGTATGTAGTCTTGGAAGCTGTACCGGAGGAAGGACAAACTTTGGATAAAGATGCTATGGGACGTTTGATTGAAGTCTTAGACCGAAGAATCAATGGATTAGGAGTAGCAGAATCCAGTGTACAAATGGCAGGAGACAATCGTGTCATCATCGAATTGCCTGGAGTCGATAATACAGAGGATGCTGTTAAAATGGTTGGAAAGACAGCTTTATTGGAATTTAAATTGAAACAGGAAGATGGAAGTTTAGGAGAAACTCTATTAACAGGAGGATCTTTAAAGAAAGCAGATGTTTCTTATGATAATTTAGGAAGACCTCAAATTCAATTTGAAATGACTCCCGAAGGAGCGAGAGAATTTGCAAAAATCACAAGAGAAAATATAGGAAAACAATTAGCCATTACTTTGGATGGAGAAGTACAAACAGCTCCTGTAATCAATGGAGAAATTCCAAGTGGAAGTGGAGTGATTACAGGAAATTATACAGTCGAAGAAGCAAAAGCAACGGCAACTTTATTAAATGCAGGAGCCTTACCGGTGAAAGCAGAAATTGCAGAAATTCGTACTGTTGGAGCTTCTTTGGGGGATGAATCGATTGCTCAAAGTAAACAAGCAGGAATGTTAGCCATTGTTTTGATTTGGGCTTTTATGATTTTGTTCTATCGATTACCGGGAATTGTTGCAGATATTGCTCTTGTATTCTTTGGTTTCATTACCTTTGGATTATTAAATTTCATTGATGCAACTTTGACTTTGCCGGGAATCGCGGGATTGATTCTTTCAGCAGGAATGGCAGTCGATGCCAACGTTATTATTTTTGAAAGAATTAAAGAGGAACTACAATTTGGGAATACCATTCGAAATGCTATTGCAAGTGGGTTTAATAAAGGGTTTGTAGCCATTTTTGACTCGAATATCACTACTTTGATTATTACAATTATTTTATTTACTTTTGGAACAGGACCGGTAAAAGGGTTTGCAGTTACTTTGACCATAGGAACAATTGGGTCAATGTTGACAGCAATTACGATTACAAAAGTATTATTATTAAATTTTGTAGAAATATTTGGATTTACAAAACCTAGTTTATTTGGAATCAAAGGAAAGAAAGAGGAGGCAAAATAA
- the alr gene encoding alanine racemase — translation MRAWVEIDTENLRHNIREIQKRAEGFGVWGVIKANAYGLGVLPVAKILAEEGIHYFAVASLEEAKEVRNANITGEILILGSLFHDEILEAESLDFHINVSCREELEWIAKNAPKTKIHLKIDTGMTRLGFSYQEGMEVIEFAKKLSLNITGVFSHFSDADGNSQEAKEYTQKQIERFLPYATREDIPYRHIFNSGALIQYTDQKIGNMVRAGICLYGILGSTPIPSFKNVVTLKTKVLFKKTVTEETYVSYGRLCKLEKGETYVTLPIGYADGVKKYLANGGKVEILGEACPIIGAICMDMMMVKIPENLVNKIEIGTEVSVFNNDIIRRNNISETCTWDMFTGLGRRVQRIYK, via the coding sequence ATGAGAGCATGGGTAGAAATTGATACAGAAAATTTAAGACATAATATTCGAGAAATTCAAAAGCGAGCAGAAGGTTTTGGGGTTTGGGGAGTTATTAAAGCAAACGCCTATGGTTTGGGGGTACTTCCTGTTGCTAAAATTTTAGCAGAAGAGGGAATTCATTATTTTGCAGTGGCATCCCTAGAAGAAGCAAAAGAAGTAAGGAACGCTAATATTACCGGAGAGATATTGATCTTAGGTTCTTTGTTTCATGATGAAATTTTAGAAGCAGAAAGTTTGGATTTTCATATCAATGTAAGTTGTCGAGAAGAATTAGAATGGATTGCCAAAAATGCTCCAAAGACAAAAATTCATTTGAAAATCGACACAGGAATGACACGATTGGGATTTTCATATCAAGAAGGAATGGAAGTAATAGAGTTTGCAAAGAAACTTTCTTTGAATATTACAGGAGTTTTTTCCCATTTTTCAGATGCAGATGGAAACTCTCAAGAAGCAAAAGAATATACTCAGAAACAAATAGAACGATTTTTACCTTATGCAACTCGAGAAGATATTCCTTATCGTCATATTTTTAATAGTGGAGCTTTAATACAATATACGGATCAGAAAATTGGAAATATGGTAAGAGCGGGTATCTGTCTTTATGGCATTTTAGGTTCTACTCCAATTCCTTCTTTTAAGAATGTAGTGACTTTGAAAACGAAGGTTTTATTTAAGAAAACAGTCACAGAAGAAACCTATGTTTCCTATGGAAGGTTGTGTAAGTTAGAAAAAGGGGAAACGTATGTAACATTACCGATAGGCTATGCAGATGGAGTAAAGAAGTATTTAGCGAATGGGGGAAAAGTAGAAATCTTAGGAGAGGCTTGTCCTATTATTGGTGCCATTTGTATGGATATGATGATGGTAAAAATTCCGGAAAATTTAGTGAATAAAATAGAAATTGGAACAGAAGTTAGTGTATTTAATAATGACATCATTCGAAGAAATAATATTTCAGAAACATGTACTTGGGATATGTTTACCGGTTTAGGAAGAAGGGTACAGAGAATTTATAAATAG